In one Sulfuricella sp. genomic region, the following are encoded:
- a CDS encoding hydrogenase small subunit, giving the protein MMSDKLSLPVILQAHGISRRKFLTFCGSLATLMALPESMVPAIAAALEKAQRPSVIWLSFQECTGCTESLTRSHSPTLESLILNAISLDYHHTLQAASGEAAEAARLAAMRQFYGKYLLVVDGSIPTGDGGVYSTIAGISNLDMLQETAKGAAAIVAVGTCAAFGGLPHAHPNPTGAVAVSDIIRDKPIINISGCPPIPVVITGVLAHYLTFGAIPELDALGRPKAFYGESIHDRCYRRPFYDQGKFAKTFDDEGARNGWCLFELGCKGPTTFNACATTKWNQGTSFPIESGHGCLGCSEPNFWDAGSFYQALSTPLTPVGRAAAVAAAAGIVGGAAIAMHNRHTKAAAESGHQTVTVKDLEKPPGEEK; this is encoded by the coding sequence ATGATGAGCGATAAACTTTCCCTGCCCGTGATCTTGCAGGCGCACGGCATCTCGCGGCGCAAATTTCTCACCTTCTGCGGCAGCCTGGCCACCCTCATGGCGCTGCCCGAGAGCATGGTTCCCGCCATTGCCGCCGCGCTGGAAAAAGCGCAGCGCCCCTCGGTGATCTGGCTCTCGTTCCAGGAATGCACCGGCTGTACCGAATCCCTCACCCGCTCGCACTCTCCCACCCTGGAAAGCCTGATCCTCAACGCCATCTCGCTGGACTATCACCACACCCTGCAGGCGGCTTCTGGCGAGGCGGCCGAGGCGGCGCGCCTGGCGGCGATGCGGCAGTTTTACGGCAAATACCTGCTGGTGGTGGATGGCTCGATTCCGACCGGGGACGGCGGGGTGTATTCCACCATCGCCGGTATCAGCAATCTCGACATGTTGCAGGAAACCGCCAAGGGCGCGGCGGCGATCGTGGCGGTCGGCACCTGCGCGGCTTTCGGCGGCCTCCCGCATGCCCATCCCAATCCCACCGGCGCGGTGGCGGTGTCGGACATCATCAGGGACAAGCCGATCATCAACATTTCCGGCTGCCCGCCGATTCCGGTGGTGATTACCGGCGTGCTGGCGCATTACCTGACTTTCGGCGCCATCCCCGAACTGGATGCGCTGGGGCGGCCCAAGGCGTTCTACGGCGAATCCATCCATGACCGCTGCTATCGCCGCCCCTTCTACGACCAGGGCAAGTTCGCCAAAACCTTCGATGACGAGGGCGCGCGCAACGGCTGGTGCCTGTTCGAGCTGGGCTGCAAGGGGCCGACCACCTTCAACGCCTGCGCCACCACCAAGTGGAACCAGGGCACCAGCTTCCCCATCGAATCCGGCCATGGTTGCCTGGGGTGCTCGGAGCCCAATTTCTGGGATGCCGGCAGTTTTTACCAGGCACTTTCCACGCCGCTCACGCCCGTTGGACGAGCCGCCGCTGTTGCCGCGGCAGCAGGCATCGTGGGCGGCGCCGCCATCGCCATGCACAACCGCCACACCAAGGCCGCAGCGGAATCGGGGCACCAGACCGTGACGGTGAAGGATCTGGAGAAACCGCCGGGAGAAGAAAAATGA
- a CDS encoding hydrogenase maturation protease yields the protein MTSLPLPLRIMVLGIGNTLLQDEGAGVHAMRQLQNEFAACPDVQFVDGGTLSFSLAGPIGEAECLLVIDAAELGEKPGTVRVFCDSEMDRFLGANRKRSVHEVGLLDLLAVSLLTGSLPAQRALVGIQPGVVDWGETPSAAVLAALPAACAQARERILAWQKGGDDER from the coding sequence GTGACTTCCCTTCCCCTCCCTTTGCGCATCATGGTGCTCGGCATCGGCAATACCCTGCTGCAGGACGAGGGCGCCGGGGTGCATGCCATGCGGCAGTTGCAAAATGAATTTGCTGCTTGCCCGGATGTCCAATTCGTTGATGGCGGCACCCTGAGTTTCAGCCTCGCGGGGCCGATTGGCGAGGCCGAGTGCCTGCTTGTCATCGATGCCGCCGAACTGGGGGAAAAGCCCGGAACAGTGAGGGTGTTTTGCGATAGCGAGATGGATCGTTTCCTCGGCGCCAACCGCAAGCGCAGCGTGCATGAAGTCGGGCTGCTGGATCTGCTGGCGGTCTCCCTCTTGACCGGCAGCCTGCCGGCACAAAGGGCACTGGTCGGCATCCAGCCCGGCGTGGTTGACTGGGGGGAAACGCCCTCCGCCGCGGTGCTGGCAGCCTTGCCGGCAGCCTGCGCCCAGGCGCGCGAGCGTATCCTGGCCTGGCAAAAAGGAGGTGATGATGAGCGATAA
- a CDS encoding ATP-binding protein, which produces MSLNARIILAASIVLAIFLALTGIALDQAFRESARAAREERLQGQLYMLIAEAEVDAAGRLVMPPQLQEPRLGQPVSGLYASIADGRGKSRWRSPSALNVELPAEASLAAGKSAFSQSPGISGTDYFVYRMGVSWSEGKRKYAFTFSVAEDLSPFHAQLARYRRSLWGWLGGMAALLLLAQAVLLRWGLRPLRDVAQEIRAIEAGEKEQLTGTYPAELSALTGNLNGLLLRERGQLRRYRDALGDLAHSLKTPLAVMRGALSEQARGALSEQPREPASILAATVAEETGKMQHIVDYQLQRAATAGPASPLAAPLPLGPVAEKIIISLNKVYHDKKVSAQLHIEPALNFRGDRGDLLELLGNLLDNAYKWCNSRVEMSAGAEAGHLTLAVEDDGPGIPAQEAERILQRGVRADQSTPGQGIGLAVAASIVQAYGGEIRIGKSLLGGARVAIRIPG; this is translated from the coding sequence ATGTCCCTCAACGCCCGCATCATTCTTGCCGCTTCCATCGTGCTGGCGATTTTTCTCGCGCTTACCGGCATCGCCCTGGACCAGGCGTTCCGCGAAAGCGCGCGGGCGGCCAGGGAAGAGCGGTTGCAGGGGCAGCTTTATATGTTGATCGCGGAAGCGGAGGTGGATGCGGCCGGCCGTCTGGTCATGCCGCCGCAGCTGCAGGAGCCGCGCCTTGGTCAGCCCGTCTCGGGCCTTTACGCCAGCATTGCCGATGGCCGTGGCAAATCGCGCTGGCGCTCGCCCTCGGCGCTGAATGTCGAGCTTCCGGCCGAAGCCTCGCTGGCGGCAGGCAAAAGCGCCTTTTCCCAAAGCCCGGGCATCTCCGGCACGGATTATTTCGTTTACCGCATGGGCGTAAGCTGGAGCGAAGGAAAGCGGAAATATGCCTTTACCTTCAGCGTGGCCGAAGACCTTTCTCCCTTCCATGCCCAGCTTGCCCGCTATCGCCGCAGCCTGTGGGGATGGCTGGGCGGGATGGCCGCATTGCTGCTGCTGGCGCAAGCCGTGTTGCTGCGTTGGGGGCTGCGGCCGCTGCGCGATGTGGCGCAGGAAATTCGCGCTATCGAGGCAGGAGAAAAGGAGCAGCTCACCGGCACTTATCCCGCCGAGCTGAGCGCGCTGACCGGGAACCTGAACGGCCTGCTGCTGCGCGAGCGCGGCCAGTTGCGGCGCTATCGCGACGCGCTGGGGGATCTCGCCCATAGCCTGAAAACGCCGCTGGCCGTCATGCGCGGAGCGCTTTCAGAACAGGCGCGCGGAGCGCTATCGGAGCAGCCGCGTGAACCGGCCAGTATTCTCGCCGCCACGGTGGCCGAAGAAACCGGGAAAATGCAGCATATCGTCGATTACCAGTTGCAGCGCGCGGCCACCGCCGGACCGGCATCGCCGCTGGCCGCCCCGCTGCCGCTCGGGCCGGTGGCAGAGAAAATCATCATCTCGTTGAACAAGGTTTATCACGACAAGAAGGTCAGCGCGCAACTCCACATCGAACCCGCCCTGAATTTTCGCGGCGACCGGGGGGACTTGCTGGAACTGCTCGGCAACCTCCTCGACAATGCCTACAAATGGTGCAACTCCAGAGTGGAAATGAGTGCCGGAGCCGAAGCCGGCCATCTGACGCTGGCGGTGGAAGATGACGGGCCGGGCATCCCGGCGCAGGAGGCCGAGCGCATCCTGCAGCGTGGCGTGCGCGCCGACCAGTCCACGCCCGGGCAGGGCATCGGCCTGGCAGTGGCGGCCAGCATCGTGCAGGCCTATGGCGGAGAAATCCGCATCGGCAAGAGTTTGCTCGGCGGCGCAAGGGTGGCAATCCGGATACCGGGATAA
- a CDS encoding response regulator transcription factor: MRILIIEDEPRLRAQLCNGLESQNYRVDASGDGQDGLYLATEYPFDAAIVDLGLPGLSGIEIIKALRQQGKTLPILILTARDRWQDKVEGLEAGGDDYLAKPFQMEELLARLKALLRRAAGSAGQTLRGGPISLDPVAQKVLVASQEVDLTAFEYRLLEYLMQQRGKVIAKSELADYLYPHDEDRDSNVLEVLLGRLRRKLDPDGTLQPIETLRGRGYRFALQ; encoded by the coding sequence ATGCGAATCCTGATCATCGAGGATGAACCCAGGCTGCGCGCCCAGCTGTGCAACGGCCTGGAAAGCCAGAACTACCGTGTTGACGCCAGCGGCGACGGCCAGGACGGGCTTTATCTCGCCACGGAATATCCTTTTGACGCCGCCATTGTGGACCTGGGCCTGCCCGGCCTGTCCGGCATCGAAATCATCAAGGCGCTGCGTCAGCAGGGAAAAACCCTGCCCATTCTGATTCTCACGGCACGAGACCGGTGGCAGGACAAGGTTGAAGGCCTTGAAGCCGGCGGGGACGATTACCTTGCCAAACCGTTCCAGATGGAAGAGCTGCTGGCAAGGCTGAAAGCCCTGCTGCGACGGGCTGCGGGCAGTGCTGGCCAGACCCTGCGCGGCGGCCCCATCAGTCTGGATCCTGTTGCACAAAAGGTGCTTGTCGCCAGCCAGGAAGTTGACCTGACGGCCTTTGAATACCGCCTGCTGGAATACCTGATGCAACAGCGCGGCAAGGTTATCGCCAAGAGCGAACTGGCCGACTATCTCTACCCCCACGACGAGGACCGCGACAGCAACGTGCTGGAAGTTCTGCTCGGGCGTCTGCGGCGCAAGCTCGACCCGGACGGAACCCTGCAACCGATCGAAACCCTGCGCGGCAGGGGTTACCGCTTTGCGCTGCAATGA
- a CDS encoding PepSY domain-containing protein, which translates to MKRLALLCALILPAVAAAELWQAPAHRLQAEGGRPAQARITMGDAMNKVQQAFGGRVIQAQPASVNGREGYRIKVLTSRGEVRVVYVDGETGAIQ; encoded by the coding sequence ATGAAACGCCTGGCCCTGCTCTGTGCACTCATCCTGCCCGCTGTCGCGGCGGCGGAGCTGTGGCAAGCGCCTGCACACCGCCTTCAGGCTGAAGGCGGGCGCCCCGCGCAAGCCCGCATCACCATGGGCGACGCCATGAACAAGGTGCAGCAGGCTTTCGGCGGGCGCGTCATTCAGGCCCAACCCGCCAGCGTGAACGGGCGCGAGGGCTACCGCATCAAGGTGCTGACCTCGCGTGGCGAGGTGCGTGTGGTCTACGTCGATGGCGAAACCGGTGCAATTCAGTAA
- a CDS encoding M3 family metallopeptidase, translating into MTNPLLDFSGLPRFPDITPAHVTPAVEQLIADNRALVEKLVKDTAAPSWETFVRPLEDANERLSRAWGQVSHLNAVTNSPELREVYNANLPTLTAFYADLSQNRGLFDKFKALKASAGFELLSAAQKKIVENELRDFVLGGADLPEDQQARFKAIQEELSTLSARFEENLLDTTNAFALFVENENELAGIPADALQVAREAAEADGKAGWKFTLHMPSYLPLMQYGENRGLREQMYTAYVTRASEFGKPELDNTGLITQILKLRREAANLLGFSSYSEESLATKMAETPQQVLDFLNELGKRAKPYAERDLAELRQFAREELALTQLEAWDIAYSSEKLRVRRYAFSDQEVKQYFPENQVLPGMFKVVETIYGLAIHPSSAPAWHEDVKFFDIRDQQGKLIGQFYLDLYARQNKRGGAWMDDAITRRRTESGIQVPVTYLNCNFSAPVGGKPALFTHDEVITLFHEFGHGLHHVLTKVEDLGVSGINGVEWDAVELPSQFMENFCWEWDVLKHMAKHVDTGEVLPRGLFDKMLAAKNFQGGMQTVRQLEFALFDMHLHHDFDPEPSLSPNSLPPEGERDAGSLRESHTKAKTPLQLLDRIRSQIAVIIPPAFNRFPNNFSHIFAGGYGAGYYSYKWAEVLSADAYSLFEENGVLSEEAGHRFWSEILGMGGSRSALESFVAFRGREPSMDALLRHNGMN; encoded by the coding sequence ATGACCAACCCCCTGCTCGATTTCTCCGGCCTGCCGCGTTTTCCCGACATCACTCCGGCGCACGTCACGCCAGCGGTGGAACAACTGATCGCCGACAACCGCGCGCTGGTGGAGAAGCTGGTGAAGGACACCGCCGCGCCCAGCTGGGAAACCTTCGTGCGCCCGCTGGAAGACGCCAACGAGCGGCTTTCGCGCGCCTGGGGGCAGGTTTCCCACCTCAACGCGGTGACCAACAGCCCGGAGCTGCGCGAGGTTTACAACGCCAACCTGCCCACCCTCACCGCCTTTTATGCCGACCTGTCGCAGAACCGGGGCCTGTTCGACAAGTTCAAGGCGCTCAAGGCATCTGCCGGATTTGAACTGCTGAGCGCGGCGCAGAAAAAAATCGTGGAAAACGAGCTGCGCGATTTCGTCCTCGGCGGCGCCGATTTGCCGGAAGACCAGCAAGCCCGCTTCAAGGCCATCCAGGAAGAACTCTCCACTCTCTCCGCGCGCTTCGAGGAAAACCTGCTCGACACCACCAATGCCTTCGCCCTGTTCGTGGAGAACGAAAACGAACTGGCGGGCATTCCCGCCGATGCCCTGCAGGTGGCACGCGAAGCGGCCGAAGCGGATGGCAAGGCGGGCTGGAAATTCACCCTGCACATGCCCTCCTACCTGCCGCTCATGCAATACGGCGAGAACCGTGGCTTGCGCGAGCAGATGTACACCGCCTACGTCACCCGCGCTTCCGAATTCGGCAAGCCCGAGCTGGACAACACCGGGCTGATTACGCAGATCCTCAAGCTGCGGCGTGAAGCCGCAAATTTGCTGGGTTTCAGCAGTTATTCCGAGGAATCCCTGGCCACCAAGATGGCGGAAACGCCGCAACAGGTGCTGGATTTCCTCAATGAGCTGGGAAAACGCGCCAAGCCTTACGCTGAACGCGATCTGGCCGAGCTGCGCCAGTTCGCCCGCGAGGAACTGGCGCTGACGCAACTGGAAGCCTGGGACATCGCCTACTCCAGCGAAAAGCTGCGCGTCAGGCGCTACGCCTTTTCCGACCAGGAAGTGAAGCAGTATTTCCCGGAAAACCAGGTGCTGCCGGGCATGTTCAAGGTGGTGGAGACGATTTACGGCCTTGCCATCCATCCCTCCAGCGCCCCGGCATGGCATGAGGACGTGAAATTCTTCGACATCCGCGACCAGCAGGGCAAGCTCATCGGCCAGTTCTACCTCGATCTCTACGCGCGCCAGAACAAGCGCGGCGGCGCCTGGATGGACGATGCCATCACGCGGCGGCGCACGGAGTCCGGCATCCAGGTGCCGGTGACCTACCTCAACTGCAATTTTTCCGCCCCGGTCGGCGGCAAGCCAGCTTTATTCACCCACGACGAGGTCATCACCCTGTTCCACGAGTTCGGCCACGGCCTGCACCATGTGCTGACCAAGGTGGAAGACCTCGGCGTGTCCGGCATCAACGGCGTGGAATGGGATGCGGTGGAGCTGCCCAGCCAGTTCATGGAGAATTTCTGCTGGGAATGGGACGTGCTCAAGCACATGGCGAAGCACGTGGATACGGGCGAAGTTCTGCCGCGCGGGCTGTTCGACAAGATGCTCGCCGCCAAGAACTTCCAGGGCGGCATGCAGACCGTGCGCCAGCTCGAGTTCGCCCTGTTCGACATGCACCTGCACCATGACTTCGACCCGGAACCCTCCCTCTCTCCTAACTCTCTCCCGCCAGAGGGAGAGAGGGACGCGGGTTCGCTTCGCGAATCTCATACTAAGGCAAAAACACCGCTGCAACTGCTGGACCGCATCCGCAGCCAGATTGCGGTCATCATCCCGCCTGCATTCAACCGCTTCCCCAACAATTTCTCGCATATTTTCGCCGGGGGCTACGGCGCCGGCTATTACAGCTACAAGTGGGCGGAAGTGCTGTCGGCCGATGCTTACAGCCTGTTCGAGGAAAACGGCGTACTGAGCGAAGAAGCCGGCCACCGCTTCTGGAGCGAGATTCTCGGCATGGGCGGCAGCCGCAGCGCGCTGGAATCCTTCGTCGCCTTCCGCGGCCGGGAACCCTCGATGGATGCGCTGCTGCGCCACAACGGGATGAATTAG
- a CDS encoding gamma carbonic anhydrase family protein: MKPNIAAFQGIAPRLAEGVFVHASAHIIGDVELGARASVWCGAVIRGDVNRIRIGAESNIQDLSVLHVSHKSAARPEGAPLLIGERVTVGHRVILHGCEIGDECLIGMGAIVMDHAVLEPHVLLGAGSLVPEGKRLKGGHLYLGSPVRAVRPLTAEELAYFSYSAAHYVRLQQGY, from the coding sequence ATGAAACCGAATATCGCAGCTTTTCAGGGCATCGCCCCGCGCCTCGCGGAAGGGGTGTTTGTCCACGCCAGCGCTCACATCATCGGCGATGTCGAGCTGGGCGCGCGCGCCTCGGTGTGGTGCGGCGCGGTGATTCGCGGCGACGTCAACCGCATCCGCATCGGCGCGGAAAGCAATATCCAGGATTTGAGCGTGCTGCATGTCAGCCATAAAAGCGCGGCCCGGCCGGAAGGCGCGCCGCTGCTGATCGGCGAGCGGGTCACCGTGGGCCATCGCGTCATCCTGCATGGTTGCGAGATCGGCGACGAATGCCTGATCGGCATGGGCGCCATCGTCATGGACCATGCCGTGCTGGAACCGCATGTCCTGCTTGGCGCGGGCAGCCTGGTGCCGGAGGGCAAGCGCCTGAAGGGCGGCCATCTCTATCTCGGCAGCCCGGTGCGTGCAGTGCGCCCCCTGACGGCGGAAGAGCTGGCCTATTTCAGCTATTCGGCGGCGCATTATGTGCGGCTGCAGCAGGGTTATTAA
- a CDS encoding TonB family protein codes for MAPNPPHSDTATAEKLALTLAASLIFHFALVFGLQIRAAPSSSHVSRVIQARLVEAPAVTAAVVEAQPPEPESLLAEAQEPPLPSPEPPVPEPATAAPPLASVAAPETSTSLPSIEVPLIEDPRYYPALEVDVHPTALQLIQPFYPDGAASAQVAGSVVLELLLDESGKVQELSVEEASPPGIFEQSALDAFRNARFSPAQRNGRVVKSKMRIKVTYELAPVDKAKQK; via the coding sequence ATGGCGCCCAACCCACCGCATTCGGACACGGCCACTGCGGAAAAACTCGCGCTGACCCTGGCCGCTTCGCTGATTTTTCATTTTGCGCTGGTTTTCGGCCTGCAAATCCGCGCGGCGCCTTCCTCCAGCCACGTCAGCCGGGTCATTCAGGCGCGTCTGGTGGAGGCGCCCGCCGTCACAGCGGCAGTAGTGGAGGCACAGCCTCCCGAACCGGAATCGCTGCTGGCCGAGGCGCAAGAGCCCCCCTTGCCATCGCCCGAGCCACCGGTTCCCGAGCCGGCAACAGCCGCCCCGCCGCTCGCCAGTGTCGCCGCGCCGGAAACGAGCACCAGCCTGCCCAGCATCGAAGTGCCCCTGATCGAGGATCCAAGGTATTACCCGGCTCTGGAAGTGGATGTGCATCCCACGGCCTTGCAGCTTATCCAGCCTTTTTATCCGGATGGGGCAGCCAGTGCCCAGGTGGCCGGTAGCGTGGTGCTGGAGTTGCTGCTGGACGAAAGCGGCAAGGTTCAGGAGCTTTCGGTGGAGGAGGCCAGCCCACCCGGCATATTCGAGCAATCTGCCCTGGACGCGTTCCGCAATGCGCGTTTTTCACCTGCTCAGCGCAATGGCCGGGTGGTAAAAAGCAAGATGCGGATCAAGGTCACTTACGAGCTGGCCCCGGTTGACAAGGCAAAACAAAAATGA
- the metK gene encoding methionine adenosyltransferase has translation MNEYLFTSESVSEGHPDKVADQISDGVLDAILSQDPYARVACETLVNTGLVVLAGEITTSAVVDYAQVARDTIKRIGYDESAGGFDYRSCSVLTAIDKQSPDIAQGVNEGQGLDPDQGAGDQGLMFGYACDETPQLMPAPIYYAHRLMQRQAEVRKDGRLPWLRPDAKSQVTFRYVDGKPVSVDTVVLSTQHSEDIEYQILTEAVIDEIIKPVIPDHMLTHDTKYFINPTGRFVIGGPMGDSGLTGRKIIVDTYGGAAHHGGGAFSGKDPSKVDRSAAYAGRYVAKNIVAAGLAKKCEVQIAYAIGVARPVSMMVNTFGTGKISDAKIVELIKQHFDLRPKGIVLALDLLRPIYAKTAAYGHFGRDEPEFSWENTDKADALRADAGL, from the coding sequence ATGAACGAATATCTGTTTACTTCGGAATCGGTTTCCGAAGGCCATCCCGACAAGGTCGCGGATCAAATTTCCGACGGCGTGCTCGACGCCATCCTGTCCCAGGATCCTTATGCCCGCGTGGCCTGCGAAACGCTGGTGAATACCGGCCTGGTGGTGCTGGCGGGCGAGATCACCACCTCCGCCGTGGTGGACTATGCCCAGGTGGCGCGCGACACCATCAAGCGCATCGGCTACGACGAATCCGCCGGTGGTTTTGACTATCGCAGCTGCTCGGTGCTGACCGCGATCGACAAGCAGTCTCCCGACATCGCCCAGGGCGTGAACGAAGGCCAGGGACTCGACCCGGACCAGGGCGCCGGCGACCAGGGCCTGATGTTCGGCTACGCCTGCGACGAAACCCCGCAGCTCATGCCCGCGCCGATCTACTACGCCCACCGCCTCATGCAGCGCCAGGCCGAAGTGCGCAAGGATGGCCGCCTGCCATGGCTGCGCCCGGACGCCAAATCGCAGGTGACCTTCCGTTATGTGGATGGCAAGCCGGTGAGCGTCGATACCGTGGTGCTTTCCACCCAGCATTCCGAAGACATTGAATACCAGATACTGACCGAGGCCGTGATCGACGAAATCATCAAGCCGGTGATTCCCGACCACATGCTGACGCACGACACCAAGTACTTCATCAACCCCACCGGGCGCTTCGTCATCGGCGGCCCGATGGGCGACAGCGGCCTGACCGGGCGCAAGATCATCGTCGACACCTACGGCGGCGCGGCGCACCACGGCGGCGGCGCGTTCTCCGGCAAGGACCCGTCCAAGGTGGACCGTTCCGCCGCCTATGCCGGCCGCTACGTGGCGAAGAACATCGTCGCCGCCGGGCTGGCAAAAAAATGTGAAGTCCAGATAGCCTACGCCATCGGCGTCGCCAGGCCGGTTTCCATGATGGTGAATACCTTCGGCACCGGCAAGATCAGCGACGCGAAGATCGTCGAACTGATCAAACAACATTTCGACCTGCGCCCCAAGGGCATCGTCCTCGCGCTCGACCTGCTGCGCCCGATCTACGCCAAGACCGCCGCCTACGGCCACTTCGGCCGCGACGAACCGGAATTCAGCTGGGAAAACACAGATAAAGCAGACGCGTTGCGCGCGGATGCGGGATTGTAA
- a CDS encoding four helix bundle protein, which produces MKRKHHDLDAWQVAIDLVKDVYSLTTSFPPYEIYALTSQIRRCAVSVPSNIAEGCARLTAKEFIHFLGIARGSLSELETQLIIARELGYLDASQLPSDKLDRLFALISGLISHQRKRVNND; this is translated from the coding sequence ATGAAGCGTAAACATCACGATCTCGATGCATGGCAGGTCGCCATTGATCTAGTGAAGGACGTTTATTCCCTGACGACCTCATTTCCCCCATACGAAATCTATGCATTGACGAGCCAGATTCGTCGCTGCGCGGTATCTGTTCCATCCAATATTGCCGAAGGCTGTGCCAGATTGACCGCCAAGGAATTTATTCATTTCCTTGGCATTGCCAGAGGTTCCTTGAGTGAACTGGAAACCCAGTTGATCATCGCGCGAGAACTTGGCTACCTGGACGCGTCACAATTGCCATCAGACAAACTGGATCGGCTGTTTGCCCTTATCAGCGGCCTGATCAGCCACCAGCGGAAGCGAGTAAATAATGACTAA
- the metF gene encoding methylenetetrahydrofolate reductase [NAD(P)H]: MTKLPTDPSSPLTPNPSPILSFEFFPPKTSEGMEKLRATRQQLAQLNPEFFSVTFGAGGSTRDRTLETVIEIQQEGHKAAPHLSCIGSTRENILAILNEYKSHGIRHIVALRGDLPSGTQDVGEFRYANELVAFIRAETGDYFHIEVAAYPEFHPQAPTAQADLANFKRKVDAGANAAITQYFYNADAYFNFRDECDAMGIDIPIVPGIMPISNFSQLARFSDACGAEIPRWLRLKMQGYGDDTASIRACGLDVVTAMCDRLLQGGAPGLHFYTLNQAGLITTVWQRLGL; this comes from the coding sequence ATGACTAAACTACCCACCGACCCCTCCTCACCCCTCACCCCTAACCCCTCACCCATCCTGAGCTTCGAATTCTTCCCCCCCAAGACCTCCGAGGGCATGGAAAAGCTGCGCGCCACGCGGCAGCAGCTCGCCCAGCTCAACCCGGAATTCTTCTCGGTGACTTTTGGCGCGGGCGGCTCGACGCGCGACCGCACGCTGGAAACCGTGATCGAAATTCAGCAGGAAGGTCACAAGGCCGCGCCGCATCTGTCCTGCATCGGCTCCACGCGGGAAAACATCCTCGCCATCCTCAACGAGTACAAAAGCCACGGCATCCGGCACATCGTCGCGCTGCGTGGTGACTTGCCATCCGGCACGCAGGATGTGGGCGAATTCCGCTACGCCAACGAGCTGGTGGCCTTCATCCGCGCGGAAACCGGCGACTATTTCCACATCGAGGTAGCCGCCTACCCGGAGTTTCACCCCCAGGCACCGACGGCGCAGGCCGATCTCGCCAATTTCAAGCGCAAGGTCGATGCCGGCGCCAACGCGGCGATCACCCAGTACTTCTACAACGCCGACGCCTACTTCAACTTCCGCGACGAATGCGACGCCATGGGCATCGACATTCCCATCGTGCCGGGCATCATGCCGATCAGCAATTTCTCGCAACTGGCGCGCTTTTCCGACGCCTGCGGCGCAGAGATCCCGCGCTGGCTGCGCCTCAAGATGCAAGGCTACGGCGACGATACCGCCTCGATCCGCGCTTGCGGGCTGGACGTGGTGACCGCCATGTGCGACCGCCTGCTGCAAGGCGGCGCGCCGGGGCTGCACTTCTACACGCTCAACCAGGCGGGACTGATCACCACCGTGTGGCAGCGGCTGGGTTTGTAG
- a CDS encoding CopG family ribbon-helix-helix protein, whose amino-acid sequence MSTATISPVTIKIDPETKERVKRLADARHRTPHWLMREAIQQYVEREEKREAFQQDAINAWQEYQETGLHVTGDEVIAWLDTWGEENEKPAPLCHK is encoded by the coding sequence ATGAGCACAGCAACCATTAGTCCCGTAACAATCAAGATTGACCCTGAAACCAAGGAGCGCGTGAAACGCTTGGCCGATGCCCGCCATCGCACCCCGCACTGGCTGATGCGTGAGGCCATCCAGCAGTACGTTGAACGCGAGGAAAAGCGCGAGGCGTTCCAGCAGGACGCCATCAACGCCTGGCAGGAATATCAGGAAACTGGCCTGCATGTGACAGGGGATGAAGTCATCGCATGGCTGGATACGTGGGGCGAAGAAAACGAGAAGCCTGCGCCCCTATGCCACAAGTAA
- a CDS encoding type II toxin-antitoxin system RelE/ParE family toxin: MPQVRFAPAALRDLERLREFLRPKNPAAAKRSAAVIAKAIQMLEQHPQIGRPAEGMDPEYRELLIDFGDSGYIVLYRYEAELVTVLALRHQKEV, from the coding sequence ATGCCACAAGTAAGATTTGCGCCAGCCGCGCTGCGTGATTTGGAACGATTACGTGAGTTCTTGCGGCCCAAGAATCCAGCGGCGGCAAAACGCTCCGCCGCTGTCATCGCAAAAGCCATACAAATGCTTGAGCAACATCCACAGATCGGCAGGCCAGCCGAAGGCATGGATCCAGAGTACAGGGAATTGCTGATCGACTTTGGTGACAGCGGCTATATCGTGCTGTATCGCTACGAAGCTGAACTTGTAACCGTACTGGCACTGCGGCATCAGAAGGAAGTTTAA